The Streptomyces rubrogriseus genomic sequence CGTAGAGGGTGGCCGGGGTCACGGGGGTGCCGAGCCAGTCGCCGAACGGGGCGGTGAGGGCCACGGCCTGCTTGGAGTCCAGGCCCAGTGAGGTGAAGGGCGCCGTCGTGTCGATCACCGAGGGGCGCAGGCCCAGCCGGGCTGCGACGGCCCGCCGCAGCCAGTCCACGGCCTGGGTCCGGGTTCGCTCCGGCGCGGCCGCGGGTGCGGGCGCGGCGTCGGCGAGCGCGGCGCGGCACAGCCCGGTGAGGGACGATGCGCCGTCCGGCTCGGGGCCGGACAGGAGTTCACCGACGTCGAGGGCGACGCCGAGGCGCTCGGACAGCATCCGTACGGCGGTCAGCAGCCGCGGGTAGCGCGAGGTGCCGTCGGGCGCGTCCGTCGCGGCGCGGTCGAGGGCGTCGGCGACGAGGGCGGCCGTACGCTCCGGGGAGGCGGAGGCGGAGGCGGAGGCGTGCGGGGCGGGGGCGTCCGGCAGGGCACCGTCCTGGACGACGCTCGCGGCCACCACGGGCAGTTCCAGGTCGAGCAGGCGCTGCCGGCAGGCGCCACGCTGGATCTTGCCGCTGGTGGTGCGCGGCACCGAGGAGCGTTTGAGCAGCACGACGGTGTGCGGTGTCACCTGGTGCTCGTCGGCGATGGCGGTGCGCAGCCGGGCGAGCAGGGCGTGCGGGTCCCCGGCGCCGGGGCCGCCGATCTCGTAGGCGAGTGCGAGTTGTTCGCCGTCGGCGGTGGGGACGGCGAACGCGGCGCCGTACCCGGCGCGCAGTCCCGCGCCGACCCGTTCGGCCGTCTGCTCCACGTCCTGGGGGTGGATGTTGCGGCCCTGGACGATGATCACGTCCTTGGTCCTGCCGACCACGTAGAGCTGGCCGTCGTGGTGGAACCCGACGTCGCCGGTGCGCAGCCAGGCGTTGCCCGGTTCGCCGTCGATCGCGGTGCCGAAGACCTCGGCGGCGGCCTCGGGGCGTCCCCAGTAGCCGCGGGCGACGCCGGGTCCACCGACCCGGATCTCGGCGACGGTGCCGTCGGGGACCCGGCGGCCGGTGGCGGCGTCGACCACCGCGACCTCGACGTCGGCGACGGGTGCTCCGCAGCCGACGACGCGGGTGGTGCGGACGCTGCCGGGGTCCGCGGGGCGCGCGGTGCCCGCCTCCAGGGCCGCCGCGTCGAAGGCCTCCACCACCGGCGGGTCGGCCGGCCGCACGCCGGTCACCATGAGGGTCGCCTCGGCGAGGCCGTAGCAGGGCAGCAGCGCGGTGCGGTCGAAGCCGGCCGGGGCGAAGTACTCGGCGAACCGGTCGAGGGTGTCGGGGCGGATCGGCTCGGCACCGTTCAGCGCCAGCCGCCAGCGGCTCAGGTCCAGGCCGGCCCGCTGCCCGGGGGTGATCCGGCGCAGGCACTGCTCGAAACCGAAGTTGGGTGCCACGCTGGTGGAGGCGCCGGTGCGGGAGAGAGTCTCCAGCCACAGCAGCGGGCGCTGCACGAAGGTCATCGGCGCCATGAGGTGCGCGGGGAAACCGCCGTACACCGGGGTGAGGATGCCGCCGATGAGACCCATGTCGTGGTACGGCGGCAGCCAGGAGACCATGCCGGAGTCCGCGTCGTGCCCGAGCCTGAGGTGGATGGAGCGCAGGTTGCGCACCAGGTTGCCGTGTTCGACCATCACGCCCTTGGGCGCGGCGGTGGAACCCGAGGTGTACTGGAGGAAGGCCAGCGACCGCGCCGTGGCTCCGGGGTCCTCCCGGGCGGCGGTGGACTCGCCGGTGTAGAGGTCCTCGGTCACCAGCCAGCGCACGCCGTCGAGTTCGGTGCCGACCCGACCGGTGCCGCCGGCGGCGACGGCCTCGCGGACCCGGCGGGTGGTGAGGGCGTGGGTGGCGCCGCAGTCCCGGGCGATGGCCGCGAGCCGGGGCACCGTCTGGCCGAACCGGGCGTTGTCCGGCGGGTAGGCCGGGACGGCCACGGCACCGGCGTACAGGCAGCCGAAGAACGCGGCGAGGTAGTCGAGGCCCGGCGGGTGCAGCAGAAGCACCGGGCCCTGCCCCGCCCCGGCGTGCCGCAGGTGGGCGGCCACCTCGCGGGCGTGCAGGTCGAGTTCGCGGTAGGTCCAGGCGACGGACGTGCCGTCGGTGTCGGTGAGGAAGCGGTGGGCGAGGGCGTCGGGGGTGTGTTCCGCCCGGTGCCGCAGCAGGGCCGTGACCGTCTCCGGTTCGGGTCCCTGCCAGTGCTCGTGCAGCGGGTCCGTCGGCCCCTGGCTCACGTTCTTCTCCCTGCGGTTCCGGGCCATCTACCGGGCCGTTCCGAGCGGCGCCGCCGGGCGGGGCGGGGTGTCGAGACCGAGGCGGCGGTAGTCGGTCTTGCCGTTGGGGTTGAGCGGCATTCGGTCCAGCCGGACGGCGCCGTGCGGCACCATGTAGGTCGGCAGGTGCCGTGCGCAGTGCTGCTTGAGCTCCACCAGGCCGATCCGGTCGGCGCCCTCGCACAGGGTGTAGTAGAGCCGCAGCCGTGCCTTGGGTCCCGAGCCGTCGAGCAGGACGGCGGCTTCGGCGATGCGGGGGTGGCGCAGCGCGGCGGCCTCGATCTCGCCCAGCTCGACCCGGTAGCCGGAGAGCTTCACCATGCGGTCCTTGCGCCCTCGGTAGACCAGCCGGCCGTCCTCCTCGTAGCTGACCAGGTCGCCGGTGGGGTGCACGCCCCGGCAGTGGGCGGTGGAGACCGGCTCCTCGGCGCGCCGCCAGTAGCCGGGGGTCACGCACACGCCGGAGACGTGGAGTTCGCCGATCGCGCCGGGCTCCCGGACGGTGCGTCCGGCGTCGTCCACGACGGTGGTCCCGGCGCCGGTGATGGGGAGTCCGATCGGCACGGGGGTGGCCCGGTGCAGGTCCTCGGGGCGTACCCGGTGGTAGGTGCAGACGTTGGTCTCGGTGGGGCCGTAGAGGTTGTAGAGCGGGGTGCCGGGCGGGAGCAGTTCATCGAGCGCGCGCAGCTGCGGGACGGGGAAGACCTCGCCGGCGAACAGGACGTAGCGCAGGCTCGCGGCGTGCTCGGGGGTGAGCGCCGCGGAGCTGGTCAGCAGGTGCAGGACCGAGGGGACGGAGTACCAGACGGTGATCCGGTGCCGGCGGATGCCCTCGGCCAGCGCGGTCACGTCCTTGGTCGCGGCGTCGGGGACGATCCACACCGCGGCCCCGCAGGACAGCGCGGTGAAGAGGTCGAAGGTGCTCAGGTCGAAGTTGAAGGAGGCGTGGCCCGCGAACACGTCGTCGGGGCCGACGTCCAGCTCGTCGCGGGCCCAGGCCACGAAGTTGGCCAGTGCGCCGTGCGAGATCTGCACCCCCTTGGGCGTGCCGGTGGAACCCGAGGTGTAGAGGATGGCGGCGAGGTCGCCGGGGGTGAGGGAGGGAAGCAGGGTGACCCGCCCGGCGCAGCCCTGCTCCCAGCTCTCCCAGGGGGCGACCGGGGTGCCGCCCACCGTGTCGGGCAGTGCGTCGCCGAGGGCCACGACCGTGGTGACGGACGCCGGCAGGTCGTCGTCCCCGAGCAGGGCGGCGTGGTGCGCGTCGGTGAACAGGACCACGGGTTCGGCGTCCGCCAGGATGGTCCGCACCCTGCTCACCGGCTGGCCGCCGTCCAGGGGGACGTAGGCGCACCCGGCCTCCAGGGCGGCGACGATCGCCTCGGCGTAGCGCGGCTGCTTGTCCATCCAGACGGCGATCCGGTCGCCGGTGCGTGTCCCCAGGCTGAGCAGGCGGGCGGCCACCGCCTCGACCCGGGCGGTGAACTCCCCGTACGTCAGGGGGTCGGAGCCGACGAAGGCGGGCCGGGCCGCGTGCTGCGCGGACGTGTCCTGTGGCAGGCGTATCACGGAGGGAGTGGCGGCGCTCATGGTGTACAGGCCCTTCTCCTTGACGTGCGTGGGTTGCTCGGGTCCGGCCGGGCAGGGAGGGGGCCTGCCCGGCCGGGGTGTGCGGGCGGAAACGGTGCGGGGGGGAGGGCGGTTAGGGCGTGCCCGGCAGTACGCCGGTCTCGCGGGCGGCATCGACGAAGATCTCCGCGGCCAGCTCCAGGTCCTGCGGCGTGTGTTCGCAGGTGACGCTGACCCGCAGCCGGGCGTCGCCGAGGGGCACGCCGGGGTAGACCACGGTCTGGCAGAACAGGCCGCGGGCGCGCACCGCCCGGCCCAGCTCCATCGCCCGGCGTTCGTCGCCGATGACGATGGGCAGGATGGCGCTCTCGGAGTGCTCCAGGTCGAACCCGGCGTCCAGGAGCCGGTCCCGCAGCGTGCCGATGTTGGTCCACAGCCGCTTGAGGCGTTCCGGCTCGGACTCGATGACGTCGATGGAGGCGATCAGTCCGGCGGCGACCCCGGCGGGGATGTTCGCGGCGAAGACGTAGGAGTTGGAGTAGTAGCGCAGGTACTCGACGACCTCCTCCTCGCCGACCACGAACCCGCCCATGCCGGCCAGGGTCTTGCTCATGGTGCCCAGCTCGAGGTCGACCTCGCCCTTGAGCCCGAAGTGCTCGGCGGTGCCGGAGCCGCGTACGCCGAGGACGCCGGTGGCGTGGGCGTCGTCGATCATCACGCGGGCGTCGTACTCCTTGGCCAGCCGGACGATCTCGGGCAGGTCGCACACGTCGCCGTGCATGCTGAAGACGCCGTCCGCGACGATGAGCCTGCCGCCGGTGCCCTCCGCCGCGCTGCGGCTGAGGATCCGCTCCAGGTCGGCCATGTCGTTGTGCCGGTAGATCTTGCGCACGGCGCCGGAGAGCCGTGCCCCGTCGACGATGCTCATGTGGTTGAGGCGGTCGACGACGAGGGTGTCGTAGCTCTTGACCAGTGCCGAGATGGCACCGAGGTTCGCGGAGTAGCCGCCGGGATAGACGATGCAGGCGGGCCGCTGCTTGAAGGCCGCCAGGCGGCGCTCCAGTTCCTTGTGCAGCATGTTGGTGCCGCCGATGAAGCGGGAGCCGGTGTGGGTGGCACCGTAGGTGCGGGTGGCGTCGACGACGGCCTCGATCACGCTGGGGTGGTTGGCGAGGCCGAGGTAGTTGTTCGAGGCGAACATGAGGAACTCGCGCTTGCGGCCCTCCAGTTCGTCGAAGATGACGGCGCGGCTCCCGCACCGGGAGTGCAGCGGCATGCCGTACCAGTACAGGCGGTCCTTCTCGCGGGAGCGCAGATAGCCGGCGAAGCTGCGGGTCTTGGCGAACAGGTCGGGGTCTCGCTGTTCGGTGAAGTCCTTCATGGAGCGGTGGTCCCAGCCGTCCGCGCCGGGCGCGGGCGCGGTCCCGGTCCGGCCGGGGGCGGAGGCCGCCGTGTCCGTCGCCGCTGCCGCCTCCGTGGCCGCCGTCCCCGGGGCCGCCACGACGAGGCCGCGCAGGGCGTCGGCCAGGGCGCGCAGTGTCGTGGCGCCGGCCGCGTCCGGGGCGGCGCCGGTGAGCCCGAGCCGCTCGGTCGCCTCGGCGACGACGGAGGTCAGGACGACCGAGTCGACGCCCAGTTCGCCCTCCAGGTCGGCGTCCAGGTCGAGCTGGTGCCGCTGGTACTGGGTCTGCCGCATGGCGGCCGCCACCACGGCCTCGGTGACGGGGTCGCCGCTGCTCCCCTCCGCCGGGACCACCGGCAGGGGGCCGGCGACCGGTGCGGGCCGGTCGTCGCCGGCGTCGGCGAGCGCGGCGCCCACGGCGTCGACGAGTTCACCGATGGTGGCGGGGCCGGTGGGCAGCGCGGTCGACAGGCCGAAGTGCTCACGGACGGAGACCAGGACGGACTCCATGATGACGGAGTCGATGCCGAGGTCGGCCTCGAAGTGGCTCTCCGGCCGCAGGTGGCTCTCGTCGTACAGGGTGCGGGCGGCGATGACGTGCACGACGCGTTCGCGGATCCGCGCGCTGTCGGGGAGTGCGTCGACGGAGTCGGTCATGCCGCGGTTCCCCCCTCGTTCTGCCGGAGCCGGTCGACCAGGGCGCAGATCGCGTTGACGGACCTGAAGTTCTGCAGGGTGACCTCCGGCAGCGGCACCGTGACGCGGAACTCGCCCTGCAGGTAGTGGACGAGGTCGAAGATGGCGGCGGAGTCGATGATGTTCAGCTCCGCGATGGGGGTGTCCGGCTCCAGGCCTTCGGCGTCGCCGCCCATCCAGGCGTCGGCGATGTAGTCGGTGATCAGTTTCCGAGGAGTCATGGTCGTCCTTGGTTCATCGGTCGTCTGCGCGCGCTTCGGCCGGGCCCGGCCGGCCGCCCTCAGACCGGATCGACGGCGGGCCAGGTCAGGGCGGCGGCACCCCAGGTGAGGCCGCCGCCGAAGGCGGTGAGGAGCACCCGGTCGCCGGGCCGGAGGGTGCCCCGGGCGTGCGCGTGGTCGAGCGCGAGCGGGATGGAGGCGGCGGCGGTGTTGCCCACTTCGGCGATGTTGCTGACGCTGCGCTCGCGGGGGATGCCGATCTCGTCGGCGAGCCGGGCGGTGATGCGGTGGTTGGCCTGGTGGCTGACCAGCCAGTCCACGTCCTCCACCCGCCAGCCCGCCCGGTCGAGCACGCTCTCCGCGCACTCGCCCATGCGCTGGACGGCGAGCCAGAAGACCCGCTTGCCCTCCATGGTGAAGTAGCGGTCGGCGAGGTCGTCCGGTGCCACCGCGCCCGGCCGCGGCGGTCCGCCGGCCGGCACGGTGATCAGGTCCACGCCGGTGCCGTCGCTGCCCAGCCGCAGCGGGCCGAGGGCACCGGTCTCCCCCGGCTCGCCGGCGCGCAGCACGACGGCGCCGGCGCCGTCACCGAAGATCACCGAGGTGGAGCGGTCCCGCGGGTTGAGGATGCGGGAGAAAGTCTCCGCGCCGATGACCAGGACCCGTTCCGCCGCTCCGGACGCGATCAGACCGGACCCCGTGGCGAGCCCGTAGAGGAAGCCGGAGCACACCGCGGACACGTCGAACGCCGGGACCGGGCCGGTGCCCAGCCGGGCCGCCACCGTCGGCGCGGTCGCCGGGCAGGGCCGGTCCGGGGTGGTGGTGGCCACGATGACCGCGTCCACCTCGTCCGGTGCCAGGCGGGCGGACTTCAGTGCCCGCTCGGCCGCGCCCACCGCCAGGTCGGAGGTGTGGGTGCCCTCGTCGGCCACGTAGCGCCGGGCGATCCCCGTACGGGCCCGGATCCACTCGTCCGAGGTGTCCATCGTCCGCTCCAGCTCCGCGTTGGTGACGCACCGGGACGGCAGACAGGAACCGAGGCCGGCCAGCACGGACGACCGGGTCACCGGGCACCGCCCGCGGAACGGCCGCGGTGTGCGGTGGGCCTGGTGCGGCGGCGGAGACGGGAAACCACGTATGTGCTCCTCGCGTGGTGGACGGTTTGCCGGCCGGTGGGCGTGGGGAGTAAGTCCGGGCCCCCCGGCCGCACCGAGTCTGGCCGGGGCCCCTGACCGGGCGCTGACGGCTCACTGACCGCGGTCCCGCCCGGCGGGTGTCCCGCCCCGGGGGTCAGCGAACCGTCAGCGGGCCGTCAGCACACCGCCCCAGACTTGCCGGAGCGTCGCAACGCCGCCGCGCCCCTGACCGACACCGACACCGTCGGGCCGGGGCGGCGTTGGGCGAACGATCCATGCAGGAAAGGCGGACCACACTGATGAGCACCACCTACGACAAGCTCGTTGATCTGCTGGTCGACGGTTTCGCGGTGGACCGCGCGGCGATCCGTCCGGACGTGACCTTCGAAGAGCTGGAGATGGACTCGCTGTTCCTCGTGGAACTGCTGCTCGTCATCCAGTCCGAGTTCGGCGTGAAGATCAGCGAGGACGCCGCGGTCCCCACGGACACCATCGCCCACGCGGTGGCCCTGGTCGACAACGAGATCGCGGCCACCGCGTCATGACCGACCCCTCCCTCGCCGTGACCGGGCTGGGTCTGGTGACCGCGGCCGGCTTGGGCGTCGACGCCACCTGGGAGGGGGTGTTGCGCGGCCGGTCGGCGGGCGCCAGGGACGAGCGGCTCGCCGGACTGCCCGTGGACATCGCCTGTGCGGTGCCGGGCCTGCAACCGGCGCGTCACGTGGACCGGCGCAGCGTCCTGATCCACGACCGCTTCGTCCAGCTGGCGATCGTGGCCGCCCGGGAGGCCGTGGCCGACGCCGGACTCGATCCGCTGACCTGGGACGGCGCCCGGGTGGGCGTGGTCGTCGGCTGCGGGCTCGGCGGGGTGACGACGTGGGAGACCCAGCACCGGCGCCTGCTGGAGCGCGGCCCCGAAGCGGTGTCCGCGCTCCTGGTGCCGATGCTGGTGCCCAACATGGCGGCCGGGCACCTCGCGATGGACCTGCGTGCGCTGGGCCCGAACCTGGTGACGGCGACCGCCTGCGCCTCGGGCGGCACCGCGCTGGGCACCGCGGCCCGGCTGCTGCGGGACGGGACGTGCGACATCGTCGTGGCCGGTGGCACCGAGGCGGGCGTCAGTCCTCTCATGGTCACCGGTTTCGCGCAGATGGGCGCGCTGTCGCGCCGGGTCGACGATCCGCCGGCGGCGTCCAGGCCCTTCGACGCCGACCGGGACGGCTTCGTGATCGGCGAGGGCAGCGGCATGCTCGTCCTGGAGCGCGCGGCGGACGCCGAGGCGCGCGGCGCGACGGTGCGCGCGCGGCTGGTGGGCCACGGCGCGTCGGCGGACGCCCACCACGTCACCGCGCCCGACCCGGAGGGCGCCGGCGCCCTACGGGCGATGGAGGCGGCCCTCGCCCAGGCGGGCGTCACCGGCCGCGACATCGACCACGTGAACGCGCACGGCACCTCGACCCCGCTGAACGACGCGGTGGAGGCCGCGGTGCTGGGCCGGCTGGTGGGCGACCGGGCGACCGTGACCTCGGCCAAGGGCGTCCTCGGGCACACGCTGGGCGCCGCCGGTGCGATCGAGGCGGCGCTGACCGTGCTCAGCATCGAGCGCTCCACCGTTCCCCCGACCGCGAACCTGCGACGGCGGGACCCGGCCGTCGACCTGGACGTGGTCGCCGACGCTCCGCGGGAGCAGAAGGTGGAGCTGGCGATGAGCAACTCCTTCGGCTTCGGCGGGCAGAACGCGGTCCTGGTCTTCGCCTCCCCGTGACGGCCCCGGCCCGCTGACACCCCCCGCCGGCGGCCCCTGGCCCCTCCCCGGCCCCCTCCCCGCCTCTCCTCGAACCCCTGCCCCACCCCCGGCCCCGGGCGTCCCCGCTCGCGGCACCTCCCCGTCGACCTCCGGAAGAAGCTGGCTCGTGACCGGACGAAACCTGATCCTCCAGCGCGTCGTCGGCGCGCTGTACATCCTCGCGGGGATAGGCAAGTTCTTCCCGCAGCTGGAGTCGGTGGAAGGGCGCCTCGACGACGCCTCGGAAGCCAACGACGGGACCGTCATCTCCGGTCCCGTCGACTGGCTGGACCGCCACCCCACCGGCGTGATGTGGTTCGTCGCCGCGGCCATGGTCGCGGCGGGCCTCGCCCTGCTCTGGAACCGCCGGGGGCTCGTGATCGCCGCCCTCTACGGCCAGTTGCTGATGCTGGTGCTGTTCGTGGTGATCCTCGTGAGCAGTGTCCCCGAGATCCTGGTGATGGACGCGGCCTTCTTCGCCGCCGCGATCTACCTCCTGTACCGCTACCACGCGTCACCGGGCGCGCGTACCGCCACGCCCGCGGGCCCCACCCCGGAAGGCCGGTGACCCGGACATGACCTTCTCGATACCCGCCGACGCGCTCGACGCCCTGGAGGACGAGGTCGTACGGGCGCTGCGCACCACCGACGACCGGGCCCTGACCATCCTCGGCTACGGCGAGGTGACGCTGGTCCTGCGGCTGGAGACCGACGGGGGCACGTTCGCGTGCAAGCGGCTGCCGGTCTTCCCCGCCCAGGAACGGCTGGACCGGCACTCCGCGCTGGTCGACGACTACGTCACGCGGCTGGACAAGGGCGGCGTGGCCGTCGCCGAGACCCGGATGTGGCACCGGCGGCTGCCGGGCGGCCGGGCCGTCGCCTACTGCGTCCAGGAGGCGCTGCCCGAGGACCGGCTGTGCTCACGGCTGCTGCACACGGCGGGCGAGGCGTGGTGCGAGGGGTTCTTCGCCCGGTTCCTGGACCGCGTCGAGGCGACCGTCACCCCGCGTCTGGGGCTCGACGGACAGGCCTCCAACTGGATCGACGTGGACGGCGAGTTGGTCTACCTGGACGTGACGACACCGCTCATCCGCGACGAGCGCGAGCGCGAACTCCTCGACGTGCCCCTGTTCTTCACCTCGCTGCCGTGGCTGGTGCGGGACGTGGTACGGATGGCGATGACGAAGTCGATCTTCGACAAGTTCTACACGCCGCGCGGTGTGGTCCTCGACTTCCTCGGCAACCTGCACAAGGAACGGCTGGACCACCTGGTCCCCCGCTTCCTGGAGCAGGCCAACGCCCGCCTGGACCGCCCGCTGGACGCCGATGAGGTCAGGGCCTACTACCGGGAAGACGCACGGATGTGGGAACTCATCCAGCGGCTGCGCAAGGCGGACCGTTTCGTGCACAACAAGATCCTGCGCCGCCCGTATCCGTTCCTGCTGCCCCGCCATGTCGCGCGTTGAGACCCTGACGGGCCAGGTGGTTCTCGACGCGTCGCGTCCGCTGTGGATCACGCACCTGATGCCGGACCCACGGCGGCTCACCCTCGCGGTGGTGTCCATCGCCCGGCTGCGCGAGCGCGGCCCGCACGGCCTTGCCGCCCTGCGGGCCCGGTATCTGACGTCCGCCGAGACGGAGCAGGCCGCGACCCTGCGCGCCCCCCGCCGGCGCGTCGAGTGGCTGGCCGGACGGCTCGCCCTCAAACACGCCGTCAGTGCCCACGGCAGACGGCACTGGGGCCTGGCCCGGGAACCCCGCACCGTCGAGGTGGGCGCCGTGACCGGGGGGCTTCAGGGCGGCCGGCCGGTCGTGGACGCGCCGGTCGAGGTGGGCCTGACGCACTCGGGGGACTTCGCGGTCGCCGTGTGC encodes the following:
- a CDS encoding beta-ketoacyl-ACP synthase III, with amino-acid sequence MTRSSVLAGLGSCLPSRCVTNAELERTMDTSDEWIRARTGIARRYVADEGTHTSDLAVGAAERALKSARLAPDEVDAVIVATTTPDRPCPATAPTVAARLGTGPVPAFDVSAVCSGFLYGLATGSGLIASGAAERVLVIGAETFSRILNPRDRSTSVIFGDGAGAVVLRAGEPGETGALGPLRLGSDGTGVDLITVPAGGPPRPGAVAPDDLADRYFTMEGKRVFWLAVQRMGECAESVLDRAGWRVEDVDWLVSHQANHRITARLADEIGIPRERSVSNIAEVGNTAAASIPLALDHAHARGTLRPGDRVLLTAFGGGLTWGAAALTWPAVDPV
- a CDS encoding DUF6206 family protein: MTFSIPADALDALEDEVVRALRTTDDRALTILGYGEVTLVLRLETDGGTFACKRLPVFPAQERLDRHSALVDDYVTRLDKGGVAVAETRMWHRRLPGGRAVAYCVQEALPEDRLCSRLLHTAGEAWCEGFFARFLDRVEATVTPRLGLDGQASNWIDVDGELVYLDVTTPLIRDERERELLDVPLFFTSLPWLVRDVVRMAMTKSIFDKFYTPRGVVLDFLGNLHKERLDHLVPRFLEQANARLDRPLDADEVRAYYREDARMWELIQRLRKADRFVHNKILRRPYPFLLPRHVAR
- a CDS encoding acyl carrier protein gives rise to the protein MSTTYDKLVDLLVDGFAVDRAAIRPDVTFEELEMDSLFLVELLLVIQSEFGVKISEDAAVPTDTIAHAVALVDNEIAATAS
- a CDS encoding 4'-phosphopantetheinyl transferase family protein; protein product: MSRVETLTGQVVLDASRPLWITHLMPDPRRLTLAVVSIARLRERGPHGLAALRARYLTSAETEQAATLRAPRRRVEWLAGRLALKHAVSAHGRRHWGLAREPRTVEVGAVTGGLQGGRPVVDAPVEVGLTHSGDFAVAVCGPHAVGVDLEHDRPMPPTLARVLDEECDPRAPTPDARRLAAMPATLRWTCKEAVLKYYGFGLRIDAGEVALTGWLPDGRFTWRPGGGLLRHAPVAETRRPAGWAGVIAGHHLALVERPLGG
- a CDS encoding acyl carrier protein, producing the protein MTPRKLITDYIADAWMGGDAEGLEPDTPIAELNIIDSAAIFDLVHYLQGEFRVTVPLPEVTLQNFRSVNAICALVDRLRQNEGGTAA
- a CDS encoding beta-ketoacyl-[acyl-carrier-protein] synthase family protein — its product is MTDPSLAVTGLGLVTAAGLGVDATWEGVLRGRSAGARDERLAGLPVDIACAVPGLQPARHVDRRSVLIHDRFVQLAIVAAREAVADAGLDPLTWDGARVGVVVGCGLGGVTTWETQHRRLLERGPEAVSALLVPMLVPNMAAGHLAMDLRALGPNLVTATACASGGTALGTAARLLRDGTCDIVVAGGTEAGVSPLMVTGFAQMGALSRRVDDPPAASRPFDADRDGFVIGEGSGMLVLERAADAEARGATVRARLVGHGASADAHHVTAPDPEGAGALRAMEAALAQAGVTGRDIDHVNAHGTSTPLNDAVEAAVLGRLVGDRATVTSAKGVLGHTLGAAGAIEAALTVLSIERSTVPPTANLRRRDPAVDLDVVADAPREQKVELAMSNSFGFGGQNAVLVFASP
- a CDS encoding DUF6041 domain-containing protein, whose translation is MTGRNLILQRVVGALYILAGIGKFFPQLESVEGRLDDASEANDGTVISGPVDWLDRHPTGVMWFVAAAMVAAGLALLWNRRGLVIAALYGQLLMLVLFVVILVSSVPEILVMDAAFFAAAIYLLYRYHASPGARTATPAGPTPEGR
- a CDS encoding aminotransferase class I/II-fold pyridoxal phosphate-dependent enzyme, whose protein sequence is MTDSVDALPDSARIRERVVHVIAARTLYDESHLRPESHFEADLGIDSVIMESVLVSVREHFGLSTALPTGPATIGELVDAVGAALADAGDDRPAPVAGPLPVVPAEGSSGDPVTEAVVAAAMRQTQYQRHQLDLDADLEGELGVDSVVLTSVVAEATERLGLTGAAPDAAGATTLRALADALRGLVVAAPGTAATEAAAATDTAASAPGRTGTAPAPGADGWDHRSMKDFTEQRDPDLFAKTRSFAGYLRSREKDRLYWYGMPLHSRCGSRAVIFDELEGRKREFLMFASNNYLGLANHPSVIEAVVDATRTYGATHTGSRFIGGTNMLHKELERRLAAFKQRPACIVYPGGYSANLGAISALVKSYDTLVVDRLNHMSIVDGARLSGAVRKIYRHNDMADLERILSRSAAEGTGGRLIVADGVFSMHGDVCDLPEIVRLAKEYDARVMIDDAHATGVLGVRGSGTAEHFGLKGEVDLELGTMSKTLAGMGGFVVGEEEVVEYLRYYSNSYVFAANIPAGVAAGLIASIDVIESEPERLKRLWTNIGTLRDRLLDAGFDLEHSESAILPIVIGDERRAMELGRAVRARGLFCQTVVYPGVPLGDARLRVSVTCEHTPQDLELAAEIFVDAARETGVLPGTP
- the redM gene encoding L-proline--[L-prolyl-carrier protein] ligase RedM; amino-acid sequence: MSAATPSVIRLPQDTSAQHAARPAFVGSDPLTYGEFTARVEAVAARLLSLGTRTGDRIAVWMDKQPRYAEAIVAALEAGCAYVPLDGGQPVSRVRTILADAEPVVLFTDAHHAALLGDDDLPASVTTVVALGDALPDTVGGTPVAPWESWEQGCAGRVTLLPSLTPGDLAAILYTSGSTGTPKGVQISHGALANFVAWARDELDVGPDDVFAGHASFNFDLSTFDLFTALSCGAAVWIVPDAATKDVTALAEGIRRHRITVWYSVPSVLHLLTSSAALTPEHAASLRYVLFAGEVFPVPQLRALDELLPPGTPLYNLYGPTETNVCTYHRVRPEDLHRATPVPIGLPITGAGTTVVDDAGRTVREPGAIGELHVSGVCVTPGYWRRAEEPVSTAHCRGVHPTGDLVSYEEDGRLVYRGRKDRMVKLSGYRVELGEIEAAALRHPRIAEAAVLLDGSGPKARLRLYYTLCEGADRIGLVELKQHCARHLPTYMVPHGAVRLDRMPLNPNGKTDYRRLGLDTPPRPAAPLGTAR